A part of Agromyces protaetiae genomic DNA contains:
- a CDS encoding lysophospholipid acyltransferase family protein — protein sequence MPLDDSPSKPRVKISPEKRRPSIFWFLAGVVVPLWNVIAKYRFRGAHLPQTGAFVLAPNHYSEIDPIAMGVAVWKLGRLPRFLAKASLFKLPVVGWLLHKSGQIPVERAGSKSHHALRAAEEMVEKGRMVVVYPEGSLTRDPDLWPMRGKTGAVRIALERDIPLIPAAHWGTQAVMPRYGKKISVFPRKTIDVMIGEPVDLSKYRGKPLEPALLAEATNDVMGAIAELVGHLRGETPPAERWDPTRHGQTETGRLED from the coding sequence GTGCCACTCGACGACTCCCCCTCGAAGCCGCGCGTGAAGATCAGTCCCGAGAAGCGGCGACCTTCGATTTTCTGGTTCCTGGCCGGCGTGGTCGTGCCGCTGTGGAACGTCATCGCGAAGTACCGGTTCCGCGGCGCGCATCTTCCGCAGACAGGTGCGTTCGTGCTCGCGCCCAACCACTACAGCGAGATCGACCCGATCGCGATGGGCGTCGCGGTGTGGAAGCTCGGCCGGTTGCCGCGGTTCCTCGCGAAGGCGTCGTTGTTCAAGCTGCCCGTCGTGGGCTGGCTCCTCCACAAGTCGGGCCAGATCCCCGTCGAGCGCGCGGGCAGCAAGAGCCATCATGCGCTCCGCGCGGCCGAGGAGATGGTGGAAAAGGGGCGCATGGTCGTCGTGTACCCCGAGGGCTCGCTCACTCGCGACCCCGATCTGTGGCCCATGCGAGGCAAGACGGGCGCCGTCCGCATCGCGCTCGAGCGGGACATCCCGCTCATTCCCGCCGCCCACTGGGGCACGCAGGCCGTGATGCCGAGGTACGGCAAGAAGATCAGCGTGTTCCCGCGCAAGACGATCGACGTCATGATCGGCGAGCCGGTCGACCTCTCGAAGTATCGCGGCAAGCCGCTCGAACCGGCGCTCCTCGCAGAGGCGACGAACGACGTCATGGGCGCCATCGCCGAACTCGTCGGTCATCTCCGCGGCGAGACGCCTCCCGCCGAGCGCTGGGATCCGACCCGGCACGGCCAGACCGAGACGGGGCGTCTTGAGGACTAG
- the leuD gene encoding 3-isopropylmalate dehydratase small subunit yields MEKITTVTGIAAPLRRSNVDTDQIIPAVFLKRVTKTGFDDALFHGWRQDPEFVLNHPHYQGAQILIAGPDFGTGSSREHAVWALRDFGFKVVVSSRFGDIFRGNSGKQGLLAAQVAYEDIERLWAVVEADPGIPVTVDLVERTVSAGSLSVPFEIDDYTRWRLLEGLDDIGLTLRDEGAISEFEANREAWRPKTLPTRESAEAGS; encoded by the coding sequence ATGGAGAAGATCACGACCGTCACGGGCATCGCGGCGCCGCTGCGCCGTTCGAACGTCGACACCGACCAGATCATCCCGGCCGTGTTCCTGAAGCGCGTCACGAAGACGGGCTTCGACGACGCACTCTTCCACGGCTGGCGCCAGGACCCCGAGTTCGTCCTCAACCACCCGCACTACCAGGGTGCGCAGATCCTTATCGCAGGCCCCGACTTCGGCACCGGTTCGAGCCGCGAGCACGCCGTGTGGGCGCTCCGCGACTTCGGCTTCAAAGTGGTCGTGTCGTCGCGCTTCGGCGACATCTTCCGCGGGAATTCGGGCAAGCAGGGCCTCCTCGCGGCGCAGGTCGCGTACGAGGACATCGAGCGCCTGTGGGCGGTCGTCGAGGCCGACCCGGGAATACCGGTGACGGTCGATCTGGTTGAGCGTACCGTCAGCGCCGGGTCGCTGAGCGTGCCGTTCGAGATCGACGACTACACTCGGTGGCGGTTGCTGGAGGGGCTCGACGACATCGGGCTGACCCTTCGAGACGAAGGCGCCATCTCGGAGTTCGAAGCGAATCGAGAGGCGTGGCGGCCCAAGACCCTCCCCACCAGGGAGTCGGCAGAAGCAGGGAGCTAA
- a CDS encoding NAD(P)H-dependent glycerol-3-phosphate dehydrogenase → MRTRTHAKAPRKAAGRRVAVLGAGSWGTTFAKILADGGADVVLWARRPELAREIQEAKRNSDYLPGVNLPLSLRATSRLDLALAGAEQVYVSVPSQSLRDNLKIMAPHLHAQASVVSLMKGVEKSTGLRMSEVVADVLHIDESQIAVISGPNLALEIAKEQPTAAVVSSTSLETAQAVASVSRNRYFHSFVNTDVIGTEFGGVLKNLIAVAIGIVDGAGYGENTKASIITRGLVEMTDFAVAHGAHPETLSGLAGLGDLIATSQSPLSRNNTAGRLLGQGYRLNDVVNQMQQTTEGLASVGPVLELARAKGVAMPIVEQVRQVLAGTLDPRDIAPHLTTDDEPQGERSSDGQAQSGTAVRRALQRAFDQLRHGGRSPERDRP, encoded by the coding sequence TTGAGGACTAGGACCCACGCGAAGGCTCCCCGCAAGGCGGCGGGACGCCGGGTCGCCGTGCTCGGCGCCGGGAGTTGGGGCACGACGTTCGCGAAGATCCTCGCCGACGGCGGCGCCGACGTCGTGCTGTGGGCGCGCCGTCCCGAACTCGCACGCGAGATCCAGGAGGCGAAGCGCAACAGCGATTACCTCCCCGGCGTGAACCTCCCGCTTTCGCTCCGCGCGACGAGCCGCCTCGACCTCGCGCTTGCGGGCGCTGAGCAGGTGTACGTGTCGGTGCCGAGCCAGTCGCTCCGCGACAACCTCAAGATCATGGCCCCGCACCTGCACGCGCAGGCATCCGTCGTCTCGCTCATGAAGGGCGTCGAGAAGTCGACGGGCCTCCGCATGAGCGAGGTCGTCGCCGACGTCCTGCACATCGACGAGTCGCAGATCGCCGTGATCTCGGGGCCGAACCTCGCCCTCGAGATCGCGAAGGAGCAGCCGACGGCGGCGGTCGTGTCGTCGACGAGCCTCGAGACGGCGCAGGCCGTGGCATCCGTCTCCCGCAACCGCTACTTCCACTCGTTCGTCAATACCGACGTGATCGGCACCGAGTTCGGCGGCGTGCTGAAGAACCTCATCGCGGTCGCGATCGGCATCGTCGACGGGGCGGGCTACGGCGAGAACACGAAGGCGTCGATCATCACACGCGGACTCGTCGAGATGACCGACTTCGCGGTCGCTCACGGCGCGCACCCCGAGACGCTGTCGGGGCTCGCGGGCCTCGGCGACCTCATCGCGACGAGTCAGTCGCCGCTGTCGCGCAACAACACGGCGGGCCGCCTCCTCGGGCAGGGATATCGCCTCAACGACGTCGTCAACCAGATGCAGCAGACCACCGAGGGCCTCGCATCGGTCGGACCCGTCCTCGAACTCGCTCGCGCCAAGGGCGTCGCGATGCCCATCGTCGAGCAGGTGCGCCAGGTGCTGGCCGGCACGCTCGACCCGCGGGACATCGCCCCGCACCTCACGACCGATGACGAGCCGCAGGGCGAAAGGAGTTCAGATGGCCAAGCTCAGAGTGGCACTGCTGTTCGGAGGGCGCTCCAGCGAGCATTCGATCAGCTGCGCCACGGCGGGCGGAGTCCTGAGCGCGATCGACCGTGA
- a CDS encoding D-alanine--D-alanine ligase family protein gives MAKLRVALLFGGRSSEHSISCATAGGVLSAIDRDRFEVIPVGITRDGAFVLEQNDPARFGLDPDRLPEVVDNGTRVRWPESTASRELSVTDASGERSLGDVDVVFPILHGRFGEDGTIQGLFELVGLPYVGNGVLASAIAMDKHVAKTVLEGAGLAVAPWVTLTRAAWDDDRDLWERRVHSLGLPAFVKPARAGSSVGVTKVSDWAELPAALDVAFAEDRTVLVEEAIVGREIEVAVLEGRDGTGPRVSVAGEIVVTGREFYDFEAKYLDADGVELVCPAELGDGELFELQRVARRAFEAIGGEGLARVDVFLTGEGYVVNEVNTLPGFTPISMFPTCWLNSGLSYPELITELVEVGHARGAR, from the coding sequence ATGGCCAAGCTCAGAGTGGCACTGCTGTTCGGAGGGCGCTCCAGCGAGCATTCGATCAGCTGCGCCACGGCGGGCGGAGTCCTGAGCGCGATCGACCGTGACCGGTTCGAGGTGATCCCCGTCGGGATCACCCGCGACGGCGCTTTTGTGCTGGAGCAGAACGACCCCGCGCGCTTCGGCCTCGACCCCGACCGGCTTCCCGAGGTCGTCGACAACGGCACGCGCGTGCGTTGGCCCGAGTCGACGGCGTCGCGTGAACTCAGTGTGACGGATGCCTCAGGCGAGCGCTCGCTCGGAGACGTCGACGTCGTCTTCCCGATCCTGCACGGCCGGTTCGGCGAGGACGGCACGATCCAGGGCCTCTTCGAGCTCGTGGGTCTGCCGTACGTCGGCAACGGCGTGCTGGCGTCGGCGATCGCGATGGACAAGCACGTCGCGAAGACGGTGCTCGAGGGCGCCGGGCTCGCGGTCGCGCCGTGGGTGACGCTCACGCGCGCGGCGTGGGACGACGACCGCGACCTGTGGGAGCGCCGCGTGCACTCGCTCGGCCTTCCGGCATTCGTGAAGCCCGCCCGCGCGGGATCGTCGGTCGGCGTCACGAAGGTCTCCGATTGGGCCGAGCTTCCGGCCGCGCTCGACGTCGCGTTCGCCGAGGACCGCACGGTGCTCGTCGAAGAGGCGATCGTCGGTCGCGAGATCGAGGTCGCCGTGCTCGAAGGACGTGACGGCACCGGGCCGCGCGTGAGCGTCGCGGGCGAGATCGTCGTGACCGGCCGCGAGTTCTACGACTTCGAGGCGAAGTACCTCGACGCCGACGGCGTCGAGCTCGTCTGCCCCGCCGAACTCGGCGACGGCGAGCTCTTCGAACTGCAGCGCGTCGCGCGTCGCGCGTTCGAGGCGATCGGCGGCGAGGGGCTCGCCCGCGTCGACGTGTTCCTGACGGGCGAGGGCTACGTCGTCAACGAGGTCAACACGCTGCCGGGCTTCACGCCCATCTCGATGTTCCCGACGTGCTGGCTCAACTCGGGCCTCAGCTACCCCGAGCTCATCACCGAGCTCGTCGAGGTCGGGCACGCGCGCGGAGCGCGGTAG
- a CDS encoding RsmD family RNA methyltransferase produces the protein MTRIIAGFAGSLALQVPRSGTRPTSDRVREAIFSALEARDAIEGAAVLDLYAGSGALGLEAASRGAADVVLVEKAKAAADICRKNADALGRAARGGARGASHTAAGAHRPPRVKVAAQSVAAYLEHAVGPFDLVFLDPPYDLDESALARDLALLAPLLSPDAVVVVERGSRTPEPVWPDGIAPERRRDYGETVLWWASADAQPARPSQPE, from the coding sequence ATGACCCGGATCATCGCCGGCTTCGCCGGATCGCTCGCCCTGCAGGTGCCCCGCTCGGGCACCCGGCCGACGAGCGATCGCGTACGCGAGGCGATCTTCTCGGCGCTCGAGGCGCGCGACGCGATCGAGGGTGCAGCCGTCCTCGACCTCTACGCGGGGTCGGGCGCGCTCGGCCTCGAGGCCGCGAGCCGCGGCGCCGCCGACGTCGTCCTCGTCGAAAAGGCGAAGGCGGCGGCCGACATCTGCCGGAAGAACGCCGACGCCCTCGGCCGCGCCGCCCGCGGAGGAGCACGCGGCGCCTCGCACACCGCCGCGGGAGCCCACCGCCCGCCCCGAGTGAAGGTCGCCGCGCAGTCGGTCGCCGCCTACCTCGAACACGCCGTCGGGCCGTTCGACCTCGTCTTCCTCGACCCGCCGTACGACCTCGACGAGTCCGCGCTCGCACGCGATCTCGCGCTCCTCGCGCCGCTCCTCTCCCCCGATGCGGTCGTCGTCGTCGAGCGCGGTTCGCGCACGCCCGAGCCCGTGTGGCCCGACGGCATCGCACCCGAGCGTCGGCGCGACTACGGCGAGACGGTGCTGTGGTGGGCGAGCGCCGACGCTCAGCCCGCCCGGCCGTCCCAGCCCGAGTAG
- the leuC gene encoding 3-isopropylmalate dehydratase large subunit produces the protein MTDIQTPSRPRTLAEKVWDAHLVSKGEYGTPDLIYIDLHLVHEVTSPQAFDGLRMAGRPVRRPDLTIATEDHNTPTIDIDKPIADLTSRTQIETLRKNAKEFGIRLHSLGDKEQGIVHVVGPQLGLTMPGITVVCGDSHTSTHGAFGAMAFGIGTSEVEHVLATQTLPLKPFKTMAINVEGTLRPGVTAKDIILAVIAKIGTGGGQGYVLEYRGSAIRALTMDGRMTICNMSIEAGARAGMVAPDETTFEYVKGRDHAPAGDDWDAAVEYWRTLQTDEGATFDAEVFIDADALEPFVTWGTNPGQGVSLSDAVPDPESIDDQHERAAAERALEYMDLEPGTPLKDIKVDAVFMGSCTNSRIEDLRAFASIVKGQKKADGVRVMVVPGSARVRLEAEAEGLDKVFTEFGAEWRFAGCSMCLGMNPDQLAPGERCASTSNRNFEGRQGKGGRTHLVSPLVAAATAIRGTLSSPWDLEQEGAR, from the coding sequence ATGACCGACATCCAGACGCCTTCGCGTCCGCGCACCCTGGCCGAGAAGGTCTGGGACGCGCATCTCGTCTCCAAGGGCGAATACGGCACTCCCGACCTCATCTACATCGACCTGCATCTCGTCCACGAGGTCACGAGCCCGCAGGCGTTCGACGGACTCCGCATGGCGGGTCGTCCGGTTCGCCGTCCCGATCTGACGATCGCGACCGAAGACCACAACACGCCGACGATCGACATCGACAAGCCGATCGCCGACCTCACGAGCCGCACCCAGATCGAGACCCTCCGCAAGAACGCGAAGGAGTTCGGCATCCGCCTGCACTCGCTCGGCGACAAGGAGCAGGGCATCGTCCACGTCGTCGGCCCGCAGCTCGGGCTCACGATGCCGGGCATCACCGTCGTGTGCGGCGACTCGCACACCTCGACCCACGGCGCGTTCGGCGCGATGGCGTTCGGCATCGGCACGAGCGAGGTCGAGCATGTGCTCGCGACGCAGACCCTGCCGCTGAAGCCGTTCAAGACGATGGCGATCAACGTCGAGGGCACGCTGCGCCCGGGGGTCACGGCGAAAGACATCATCCTCGCGGTCATCGCGAAGATCGGCACCGGCGGCGGCCAGGGCTACGTGCTCGAGTACCGCGGCAGCGCGATCCGGGCGCTCACGATGGACGGTCGCATGACGATCTGCAACATGTCGATCGAAGCGGGCGCCCGTGCGGGCATGGTCGCCCCCGACGAGACGACGTTCGAGTACGTCAAGGGGCGCGACCACGCGCCGGCGGGCGACGATTGGGACGCCGCCGTCGAGTACTGGCGCACGCTGCAGACCGACGAGGGCGCGACGTTCGACGCCGAGGTGTTCATCGACGCGGACGCGCTCGAGCCGTTCGTCACGTGGGGCACCAACCCGGGTCAAGGCGTGTCGCTGAGCGACGCCGTGCCCGACCCCGAGTCGATCGACGACCAGCACGAGCGGGCCGCCGCCGAGCGCGCGCTCGAGTACATGGACCTCGAGCCGGGTACGCCGCTGAAAGACATCAAGGTCGACGCGGTCTTCATGGGTTCGTGCACCAACAGCCGCATCGAAGACCTGCGGGCGTTCGCGTCGATCGTGAAGGGCCAGAAGAAGGCCGACGGCGTTCGGGTCATGGTCGTGCCGGGTTCGGCGCGCGTGCGTCTCGAGGCGGAGGCCGAGGGCCTCGACAAGGTGTTCACCGAGTTCGGCGCCGAGTGGCGCTTCGCGGGGTGCTCGATGTGCCTCGGCATGAACCCCGACCAGCTCGCCCCTGGCGAGCGGTGCGCGTCGACCTCGAACCGCAACTTCGAGGGACGTCAGGGCAAGGGCGGGCGCACGCACCTCGTGTCGCCGCTCGTCGCCGCGGCGACCGCGATCCGCGGCACGCTGTCGAGTCCGTGGGACCTGGAGCAGGAAGGGGCTCGCTGA
- the murA gene encoding UDP-N-acetylglucosamine 1-carboxyvinyltransferase — translation MNTLVDDAKQHGTAVGLSVDRITINGGKPLQGRIELKGAKNLVTKAMVAAILGDSPSVLKDVPNISDVRIVRGLLEVHGVRVTEGAEGELVLDPSGVASAHMADIDAHAGSSRIPILFCGPLLHRLGEAFIPDLGGCRIGDRPIDYHLEVLRNFGAIVEKLPSGIRMSAPLGLKGAKVSLPYPSVGATEQVLLTAVLAEGITELSGAAIEPEIMDLINILQKMGAIITVDTDRVIRIEGVERLEGYTHRALFDRNEAASWAAAALATEGDIFVGGARQAEMLTFLNVFRKVGGAFEIEEDGIRFFHPGGELRPVIIETDVHPGFMTDWQQPLVVALTKAKGVSIVHETVYEQRFGFVDALVEMGATIDVHKECLTGKHCRFGQHNFNHSAVISGPTQLHGADIEVPDLRGGFSHLIAALSADGRSTVSNVGIIARGYENFITKLELLGADFELAG, via the coding sequence GTGAATACCCTCGTGGATGACGCGAAGCAGCACGGAACGGCAGTCGGACTGTCGGTCGACCGGATCACGATCAACGGAGGCAAGCCCCTCCAGGGTCGGATCGAGCTGAAGGGCGCGAAGAACCTCGTCACCAAGGCGATGGTCGCCGCGATCCTCGGCGACTCGCCGAGCGTGTTGAAGGATGTCCCGAACATCAGCGATGTCCGGATCGTCCGCGGCCTCCTCGAGGTGCACGGCGTGCGCGTGACGGAAGGCGCGGAGGGCGAGCTCGTGCTCGACCCGTCGGGCGTGGCGTCGGCGCACATGGCCGACATCGACGCGCACGCGGGCTCGAGCCGCATCCCGATCCTGTTCTGCGGTCCGCTGCTGCACCGTCTCGGGGAGGCGTTCATCCCCGACCTGGGCGGGTGCCGGATCGGCGACCGTCCGATCGACTACCACCTCGAAGTGCTCCGCAACTTCGGTGCGATCGTCGAGAAGCTTCCGAGCGGCATCCGGATGTCGGCACCGCTGGGCCTCAAGGGCGCCAAGGTGTCGCTTCCGTACCCGAGCGTCGGCGCGACCGAGCAGGTGCTTCTCACGGCAGTGCTCGCCGAAGGCATCACCGAACTCTCGGGGGCTGCGATCGAGCCCGAGATCATGGATCTCATCAACATCCTGCAGAAGATGGGCGCGATCATCACGGTCGACACCGACCGGGTCATCCGCATCGAGGGGGTCGAGCGTCTCGAGGGGTACACGCACCGCGCGCTCTTCGATCGCAACGAGGCGGCGAGCTGGGCTGCGGCCGCGCTCGCGACCGAGGGCGACATCTTCGTCGGCGGCGCACGCCAGGCCGAGATGCTGACCTTCCTCAACGTCTTCCGCAAGGTGGGCGGTGCGTTCGAGATCGAAGAGGACGGCATCCGCTTCTTCCACCCGGGCGGCGAGCTGCGCCCGGTGATCATCGAGACCGACGTGCACCCGGGCTTCATGACCGACTGGCAGCAGCCGCTCGTCGTCGCGCTCACGAAGGCGAAGGGCGTGTCGATCGTGCACGAGACCGTCTACGAGCAGCGCTTCGGCTTCGTCGACGCGCTCGTCGAGATGGGCGCCACGATCGACGTGCACAAGGAGTGCCTCACGGGCAAGCACTGCCGCTTCGGCCAGCACAACTTCAACCACTCGGCCGTGATCTCGGGGCCGACGCAGCTGCACGGTGCCGACATCGAGGTGCCCGACCTGCGCGGCGGCTTCAGCCACCTCATCGCGGCGCTGAGCGCCGACGGCCGCTCGACGGTCTCGAATGTGGGCATCATCGCGCGCGGGTACGAGAACTTCATCACGAAGCTCGAACTGCTCGGCGCGGACTTCGAGCTCGCCGGCTGA
- a CDS encoding DUF3515 domain-containing protein, with protein sequence MPHPFDSAHRGARPAASPAARRSLRLAAAGLAALTIPLLAGCSQTVPFDAAPEASDTACADVVVRLPDAVADLAKRETNAQGTGAWGSPAVVLLRCGVTPPGPTTDRCVTVDGVDWVIDETDAPRYRFTTYGRTPAVEVVVDGDAVSGTTAITDLASAVSAIPPGDGCVGADELDLDGTAG encoded by the coding sequence ATGCCTCACCCATTCGATTCCGCGCATCGGGGCGCCCGCCCGGCTGCGTCCCCCGCCGCACGCCGCTCCCTCCGCCTCGCTGCCGCCGGGCTCGCCGCGCTCACGATCCCCCTTCTCGCCGGATGCAGCCAGACCGTCCCGTTCGACGCCGCCCCCGAGGCATCCGACACCGCCTGCGCCGACGTCGTCGTGCGCCTTCCCGACGCCGTCGCCGACCTCGCCAAGCGCGAAACGAACGCGCAAGGCACGGGCGCGTGGGGCTCCCCCGCCGTCGTCCTCCTCCGCTGCGGCGTCACCCCGCCCGGCCCCACCACCGACCGCTGCGTGACCGTCGACGGCGTCGACTGGGTCATCGACGAGACCGACGCACCCCGGTACCGCTTCACGACCTACGGGCGCACGCCCGCCGTCGAGGTCGTCGTCGACGGCGACGCCGTGTCGGGCACGACCGCGATCACCGACCTCGCATCGGCCGTCTCGGCGATCCCGCCGGGCGACGGGTGCGTCGGCGCCGACGAGCTCGACCTCGACGGCACCGCAGGCTGA